A segment of the Mycobacterium intracellulare ATCC 13950 genome:
CGGACACAGCCGCGCCGGCGGTCAGCACCGTCGGCGCCGGCGCCGAAGCCAAGGGAAGCGGGTTGCTCCGCGGCATCCCGCTGTCGGGCACGGGCCGGGGAGCCGGGGGCAAGATCGTCGGGCAGCGTTACGGGTTCCGCCCGATGGTGGTAGCCCGGCACGTGGTGGGCGGATAAACGCTCAGGTCGCCGAAGGCGCCGGATGGCCTACTTGCCGGACGTGAACCAGGCCACCTTGGCCTGCCACGATCGCGCGGATCCGTAGGCGAAGCCGATGGCGCTCAGGCAGGCGCACAACCAGACGGGCAAGGCGATGTCCGTGCCCGCCCAGGCGGTGCCGATTTGAATCACGCTCGCCGCCACCCCGAATCCCGCCGAGATCAGGTAGAGGTCGACGGTCGTCGTTGAGCGGGGATCCGTCCGCAGGATCAGCAGCACTCGCCCGGCGTAGGAGAGCAGGTAGATCATCAGGGCGCCCAGGACCAGCCAGTAAGCCAGCAGCCAGAAGTCGGCGGGGGCCGCGAAGAAGTCGAGGTGATGGCCCTCGTCGGCGATGACGAACAGAACCACCAGCAGCGGAACCGCGATGCGTAGCGGGCGCGTGACGTGCTTGCGCAACAGCTCGCTCTCGTGGGCTTCGTCGACCAGGCGGATGAGCCCATGGCGGATGATCGCCGTCACCGCGAAGATCCAGCAGATGTGTCCGAGCAGGTGTTGCACGTTCCACAGCCCGAAGACGCGGTGTAGCGGGGGTCCGAGCGCGGCCGCGGCCCAGTGCGACATCAGCAGCACCGCGCAGCCATGCAGTGCGATGTTGCGGGTGGCGCCGGCCTCCCATCGGGAGCGCCAGGTGTAACGCCGGATCCACAGGCTGCACAGAAGGGCGGCCAAGGTGACGACGATGAGTGCGGTTTTGATCATCCAAACGGTCCGGCAGTGCCGCTCAGACGGGCGGACTGTTGGGATCGGGGCGAAGGTCGCGCAGCCTGGGCGGGCCGGTCTGGGACTCCAGGTACTCGGTGACCGAGTCGGGGTCGATCAGACCGTAGCGGACCTGCAGGTCGACCGGGTTCAACCCCAAATACTTGGCCGCCCTGATCAGGTTGTCGGCGGTGATCAGCCTGCCCTCGCGAGCCGCCTTGTAGTACGCGGACTTGCGGTAGCCGAACGCTTCGTAGACCTCAGTGGCCGCCAGGGGTCTACCGACCAGATACGGCAGCACCACCGCCGGATCCTTCGCACTGTCGTCCACAAATATGGACGATAGCGTCGTACGACGGACCTCGCAAAAGAAACGCGACCACCGCCGGCGGTCAGTCGAACAGCGTTGCGCAACTGTGGGTCTTTTCCAGATCCAGCAGGGCGCGCTTGCGCTGCAGGCCGCCGCCGTAGCCGGTGAGGCTGCCGTTCGAGCCGATCACCCGGTGGCAGGGCACCACGATCGCGATCGGATTGTGCCCGTTGGCCAATCCCACGGCGCGCGCGGACCCCGGAGCGCCGATCTGCTCGGCGATCCATCCGTATGACCTCGTCTCCCCATAGGGAATCGTCAGCAACGCCTTCCATACGCGCCGCTGGAACTCGGAGCCGTGCAGGTCGAACTCGAAATCGAAGTCGGTGCGCTCGCCGGCGAAATAGGCGGCCAGCTGCTCGACGGCGGCGCCGAACGCCCGCGGGTTCGGCGACCAGCCGGCGCGGCTCGGCTCATAGGTCTGGTCGACCATCCGTAGGTTCGTCAATACGGAGCCGCGACCGGCCAGGGTCAGCAATCCGATGGGGCTGTCGATGGTGCGGTACTCGATCATGCGACCTCCTGTGGCGGCCAATGGTTTACCGGATGCTCGAGAGTGGTCCAAAGATATTGGGTGGCATAGGAACGCCAGGGGCGCCAACGGGCGCCGCGTTCCACGAGGGAGCGTTCGTCGGACGGCAATCCCAGCTGTTTGGCGGCCAGGCGCAGCCCGAGGTCGCTGGCGGGGAAGGCGTCGGGGTCGCCAAGGCCGCGCATCGCGATCACTTCCGCGGTCCAGGGGCCCACCCCGGGCAGCGCGAGCAACTGTCTGCGGGCACTGTCCCAGTCGCATCCGGTGTCCAGCACGATGCTGCCGTCGGCGAGGCCGGCAACCAATGCGCTGAGCGTGCGGCGGCGGGCCTTGGGCACCGCCAGATGGACGGGATCGATCTCGGCGAGCTCCTCGACCGAGGGGAAGGTGTGGGTCAACGTTCCCTCGGCGTCGTTGACCGGCCGTCCGTACGCGGCGACCAGCCGCCCGGCATGGGTGCTCGCGGCCCTGGTCGACACCTGCTGCCCGAGCACTGCGCGCACCGCGAGTTCGGCTTCGTCGACGGTGCGCGGAATGCGCTGCCCGGGCGCCTTGGCCACGACGGGTCGCAGTCCGGCGTCCGCGCCCAGCGCTTCGTCGACCGCCTCCGGGTCCGCGTCGAGGTCCAGCAGCCGCCGGCAGCGGGCGATCGCCGTGGTCAGATCGCGGAAATCGTCGAGCACGAGGACGCAACGGACATGGTCGACGGCGGGCGTCAGGTTCACGATGGCGTTGCCGAACGGAAGGCGCAAGCTGCGTCGGTACCCGCCATCGCGGACCTCCTCGCAACCGGGAACGGCGCCGGCCGCGAGATGGCCGAAGACGCCCTCGTAGGCGAAGGGTGTGCGCACCGGGAGCCGAAGGCACACGGTGCCAGGCGAATTGGCCTCGGACGCGGTACGGGCGGCCGCGCGCCGGCGCAGGGCGCTCGGTGTGCCTTCGAACACCGATCGCACGGTGTCGTTGAACTGACGGATGCTGGAAAAGCCCGCGGCGAATGCGACGTCGCCGAACGGCAGGTCCGTCGTCTCGATCAACACGCGGGCGGTCTGGGCGCGCTGCGCCCGGGCCAGTGCCAGCGGGCCGGCGCCGACCTCGGCCTGCAGGAGCCGTTCGAGCTGGCGAGTGGTGTAACCGAGGTGGGCGGCCAGACCACCCACACCGTCGCGGTCCACGGTGCCGTCGGCGATCAGCCGCATCGTGCGCGCCACCACGTCACCGCGCACGTTCCATTCGGGGGAACCCGGAGAGGCATCGGGACGGCACCGTTTGCAGGCCCGAAAGCCGGCCCGCTGGGCGGCCGCCGCGGTGGGGTAGAACCGCACGTTGCGGGCGAACGGCGGCCGCACCGGGCAGCTGGGCCGGCAGTAGATCCGGGTGGTCAGCACCGCGGTGACGAACCAGCCGTCGAACCGGGCGTCCTTGGACTGGACGGCGCGGTAGCAGCGGTCGAAATCGTCGTGCACGCTTCCAGACTTACACCCGGGCACCGACAAAACTAGCGGGAAAGCGACATCGTGGTGGGCGGGCACGCATCGGTGTCGGTCGGCCTCACGTCGGAGCGGCTTTCTTGTCGATTCGAGGTACTTCCCGCACGCGATGGTATTTACTGTGACCCAACTCGCCGGCTCTGACGGCGTGACCCGACGGGGTGAGTGAGTTCGGGGAAAGGCGAACCGATGAAGCGGCTGGCGACGTGGTGGGGGCAGGACGACCACTTCGATTGGCTGACAGGTTATTTGCAAGCGCACGGGCTGAGCACCAACACCCGCAGGGTGTTGGCTGTCGTGGCGTCCTCGTTGGTGCTGGTGCCCGTCAATGTGTACTGGGGCCCCGAGCCGTTGTATCCCCATGTGGCGCTGACGGTTTCGGTCGTGTCCGCCGTGATCGGACTGGGCATGGCGGTGCTGTGGTTGAGCGGATGGCCCACCCGGCGCCAGTCGATCTTCTACATCATGACCGGCTGCGTATCCATTGGCGGCGGCTGTCTGTGGCAGCCCCAGCCGCTCGTCGGGCTGATGTCCTGCTCGGCGCTCTCGGTGACCGGCGGCTACATCGCGTTCTTCCACACCACCAGGCTCATGGCGCTGAACCTCGGCGTGGCCAGCGCGATCGGGGCCTGGCAGGCGGTGCGTCTGGCCGCCGAGGGGCAAGCAGTGTTGGCCTTCACCGGCTACTTCCTGGTTCTGGAACTCAACGTGGTCGTTCCGCTCGCCATCCAGGTCGTGGTGCGCGCCCTGTGGGTTGATCTCTCGCGTGCCAACCGCGATCCGCTGACCGGCCTGCTGAACCGGCGAGCCTGCGACAGGGAGATAGTCGGCCGGATGCTCGCGGGCGCGCATCACATGTTCTTGGCGGTGGCCATGGTCGATCTGGACCGCTTCAAAGAGCTCAACGACACCCGCGGGCACGCGGCCGGCGATGAGGCGCTCATCGAGGTGGCCGGCACCCTGACGACCGCCTGCGGAGAGACCGCGATCGTCGGCCGCGTCGGCGGGGAGGAGTTCCTGGTCGCCGACATCGTCACCGCGGACCAGCTGCCAGAGTGGGGCCGACAGCTCTGTGACGCGATAGCCGCGATGAACGCATCGGTGACCGCCAGCGTCGGGATCGCCACCCTCGCGTTGCGCAGCGTCGTCTCGGACTATGCCGAGCACGCGTTCCACCAATTGGTCGCCCAGGCCGACACCGCGATGTATGAAGCCAAACGGTGCGGCGGCAACCAGAGTCGCCACCGCCAGGTGGCGGTCTGAGCCCGCCGAACACCTACTGAGCGGATGAAGGGGCGTCGACGAGCGACGCCAAACGGGTGGGGCGCTCGTGCCCGCGCAGGGTGACCGTTTCGCCCAATGACCAACGGGCCCGCTCGTCTTCGCTTGCGCCCTCGATGGCGTCGGCCGTCGCGAGCAGACGGTTGGTGTGTGACTTGGCGAGCTCGCACAGCCGCGCCGCCTCGTTGACCGGCTCCCCGATGACGGTGTATTCGAATCGTTCTTTGGCGCCGACATTTCCGGCGACGACCTGGCCCGCGGCCACGCCGATCCCGGCCTCGAGGTCGGACATCTCGTCCGCCAGGCGCTCGGCGATACACCGCGCGGCGGCCAGCGCCGCATCTTCGGGACTGTCCAGGCGGTTGGGCGCGCCGAAGATGGCCAGCGTCGCGTCGCCTTCGAATTTGTTGACCAGCCCGCAGTAGCGGTCGACCTCCTCGACGACGATCGCGAAGAAACGGTTCAGCACCGCAACGACTTCAGCCGGCGGCTGGCTCGTCACCAGCTGCGTCGACCCCACGATGTCGATGAAGACGACCGCGACGTGGCGTTCTTCGCCGCCCAGCTTCGGCCGTTCGCGTTCCGCGGCCAGCGCCACCTCACGCCCGACGTGGCGGCCGAAGAGGTCGCGGACGCGTTCCCGCTCCCGCAGGCCGTCGACCATCGTGTTGAAGCCGCGTTGCAGCTCACCGAGTTCGGTACCGTCGAACACCACGAGGTCCCCCCGCAGATCGCCGCGCTCGACGCGCGCCAGCGCCGCACGGACCACCCGCACCGGTGTCGCGGTGAGCCAGGCCAGGATCCACATCAGGACGCACCCGAAGATCAACGGAGCCATCGACACGATCAACACGGCCACCGCGAACTGCGTCTGGGTCAGATTGCGCAGCACGAGCTCGAACAGAGCGAGCATCATGATCCCGATGACGGGCACGGCCGAACCGAGGAACCAGACGACCATCGTGCGGCCCATGATGCCCGCCGCGAACCGTCGTGGCGGTGGACCGGCCTCGAGCGCCTGGGCGGCGACGGGCCGCAGCGCGAACTCCGCGAGCAGGTAACTAGCGGTGGCGACCACCACCCCGCCAAAGCTCACGACGAGCAGGAATCGCGGAATGAAGAGCGTGTTGACCATGCCGTACAGCGTCGTCAGCAGTATCGTCCCGACGCCCCACAAGACGAGGTCGACGAGGGCGATGCGCCACGGCGCGACAAAGGTGTTGCGCTCGTCCTCTGGAGTCGGCTCGCGCTCTTCGATCGCCCAGCGCAGGGCGATCACGGTCCGGCGGGTGATCCAGTACGTGCCCCACGCCGAGGCCGCCACGATGTAGGCCGGGGAGGCACCGAACGTGATCCACGCCGGCGCGTCGTCGAACACGCTCGGCACCGGGATGGCGACCGTCACCAAAAACAGCGCGACGGCGATGCCGATCAGGTTCGCGCCCAGCACCAGCACCGTCATGATGATCTGGATGCGCACCCGGCGGCGGCCCTGGCTTTCCGACACCCGACCGAGCAGCAGGGAGCCGTACGCCGGCGTCTCTGGCAGACGGCCGCTCTGACGGGTGACGCGCTCGAGCACCCGGCCTATTCGTTGTGCCAAGGACGTGTTGGCCGACATGGTGGCGTCAGCCTAATTTGTCGGCCACGCTCTAAGGTGAGTCGGGTGCGTCTAGTGATCGCTCAATGCACCGTGGACTACGTCGGCCGGCTCACCGCGCACCTGCCCTCCGCGCGCAGGCTGTTGCTGTTCAAGGCCGACGGATCGGTCAGTGTGCACGCCGACGACCGCGCCTACAAACCGCTGAATTGGATGAGCCCGCCGTGCTGGCTGAGCGAGCAGGCCGGTGACCCCCCGGTGTGGGTTGTCGAAAACAAGGCGGGCGAACAACTGCGCATCACCGTCGAGGAGATCGAACACGACTCCAGCCACGATCTCGGCGTGGACCCGGGGCTGGTCAAGGACGGCGTCGAAGCGCACCTGCAGGCGCTGCTCGCCGAGCACGTCCAGCTGCTCGGCGAGGGGTACACGCTGGTGCGTCGCGAGTACATGACCGCCATCGGCCCCGTCGATCTGCTGTGCCGCGACGAACGCGGCGGCTCGGTGGCGGTGGAGATCAAGCGGCGCGGCGAGATCGACGGCGTCGAGCAGCTCACCCGCTACCTCGAGCTGCTCAACCGGGACAGCCTGCTGGCGCCGGTGCAAGGGGTCTTCGCGGCGCAGCAGATCAAGCCGCAGGCGCGCACCCTGGCCGTCGATCGCGGGATCCGTTGTGTGACATTGGATTACGACAAGATGCGGGGCATGGACAACGACGAGTACCGGCTGTTCTGAAGCCCGTCACTAGACTGATCGCATGCCTCGGCGCCGCCCACCGCCACGCAGGCAGCGGCCGTCGGCGCCGCTGCTGCGCCGAGTGGAGGTCGGGCCCGACGGACACGAGTACGAGGTCCGTCCCGTTGCAGCGGCCCGAGCGGTCAAGACCTATCGCTGCCCGGGCTGTGATCACGAAATCCGCTCCGGCTCAGCTCATTTGGTGGTGTGGCCGATCGATTCGGTGTCCGGGACAGGCGCGGGTCACGTCGAGGACCGCCGGCATTGGCACACGCCGTGCTGGGCGCACCGCGCCACCCGCGGTCCCACCAGGAAGTGGTCTTGACTACCGGCTTTCAGGCGGCCGGTTCGACGAGCTCGATCAGCACTCCGCCGCCGTCCTTGGGGTGGATGAAGTTGATCCGGGAGTTTGCCGTGCCGCGCCGGGGCGCGTCGTAGATCAACCGCACGCCTTGCTCGCGGAGCCGCTCGACCATGGCGTCGAGGTCGCTGACCCGAACGGCCATCTGCTGAATGCCCGGCCCGCGCTTGTCGAGGAACTTCGCGATCGTCGAGGACTCGTCGATCGGGGCCATCAACTGGATCTGCGCGGTGCCCGCCGGGGCGCCCCGCACCGCCAGCATGGCTTCGCGGATTCCCTGCTCCTCGTTGACTTCCTCGTGCACCAGGATCATGCCGAGGTGGTCGTGGTACCAGTCGATGGCGGCGTCCAGGTCGGCGACTGCGATGCCGACGTGATCGATCGCCGTCACCAGTGAGGTGGCCAGGATCTGACGGGCGTCAACTTGATCGGTCGTCATCACATAACGGTAACCTGGCGGCAAAGATTGCGCTTCTCCGGGAGTCCGAATCGGCCGTCGGGGGAGCGCCCAGCAGGCCTTAGGAGAGAGTCATGACGACGTCGGTGATCGTTGCTGGAGCGCGCACACCCATCGGCAAGCTGATGGGTTCGCTGAAGGATTTCTCGGGCAGCGATCTGGGCGCCATCGCGATCGCCGGCGCGCTGGAGAAGGCCTTCCCAAATGTTCAAGAGCCGGGTTCGTTGGTCGACTACGTGATCATGGGCCAGGTGTTGACGGCCGGGGCGGGCCAGATGCCCGCACGCCAGGCGGCCGTGGCCGCCGGCATCGGCTGGGACGTTCCGGCGCTGACCATCAACAAGATGTGCCTGTCCGGAATCGACTCCATCGCGCTGGCCGACCAGCTCATTCGCGCCGGGGAGTTCGACGTGGTGGTCGCCGGCGGCCAGGAGTCCATGTCCAAGGCGCCGCACCTGCTGATGGACAGCCGCTCGGGCTACAAGTACGGCGACGTCACGGTCCTCGACCACATGGCCTACGACGGCCTGCATGACGTGTTCACCGACCAGCCCATGGGCGCGCTCACCGAACAGCGCAACGACGTCGACAAGTTCACCCGCCAGGAGCAGGACGAGTTCGCTGCCGGGTCGCATCAGAAGGCGGCCGCGGCGTGGAAGGACGGCGTCTTCACCGACGAGGTGGTGCCGGTCAACATCCCGCAACGCAAGGGTGATCCGCTGCAGTTCACCGAGGACGAAGGCATCCGCGCCAACACCACGGCCGAGTCGCTGGCCGGCCTCAAGCCGGCGTTTCGCCGCGATGGCACCATCACCGCCGGTTCGGCCTCCCAGATCTCCGATGGCGCCGCCGCGGTGGTGGTGATGAGCAAGGCCAAAGCGCAGGAGCTGGGGCTGAGCTGGCTGGCCGAGATCGGCGCGCACGGGGTGGTGGCCGGTCCGGACTCCACCCTGCAGTCGCAGCCCGCCAACGCGATCAAGAAGGCCATCAGCCGCGAGGGCATCTCCGTCGACCAGCTCGATGTCGTGGAGATCAACGAGGCGTTTGCCGCGGTCGCGCTGGCCTCGACCCGCGAACTCGGCGTGAATCCCGACATCGTCAACGTCAACGGCGGCGCGATCGCGGTCGGGCATCCCATCGGCATGTCGGGAGCGCGCATCACGCTGCATGCGGCCCTGGAATTGGCGCGGCGGGGGTCCGGATACGCCGTCGCGGCGCTCTGCGGGGCCGGAGGGCAGGGCGACGCCCTGGTTCTGCGGGCGGGTTAGCCAGGGATCGCCGCTCCCCGCGACGTTGCTGGCGCCGTGCGGCGGCAAGAATTTTGTGATCTTCGTCATACGGGCCGATCACGCCCCTTTTTGAGGGGATTTTCGGCCCCGTCCCG
Coding sequences within it:
- a CDS encoding methylated-DNA--[protein]-cysteine S-methyltransferase, which gives rise to MIEYRTIDSPIGLLTLAGRGSVLTNLRMVDQTYEPSRAGWSPNPRAFGAAVEQLAAYFAGERTDFDFEFDLHGSEFQRRVWKALLTIPYGETRSYGWIAEQIGAPGSARAVGLANGHNPIAIVVPCHRVIGSNGSLTGYGGGLQRKRALLDLEKTHSCATLFD
- a CDS encoding DNA-3-methyladenine glycosylase 2 family protein — translated: MHDDFDRCYRAVQSKDARFDGWFVTAVLTTRIYCRPSCPVRPPFARNVRFYPTAAAAQRAGFRACKRCRPDASPGSPEWNVRGDVVARTMRLIADGTVDRDGVGGLAAHLGYTTRQLERLLQAEVGAGPLALARAQRAQTARVLIETTDLPFGDVAFAAGFSSIRQFNDTVRSVFEGTPSALRRRAAARTASEANSPGTVCLRLPVRTPFAYEGVFGHLAAGAVPGCEEVRDGGYRRSLRLPFGNAIVNLTPAVDHVRCVLVLDDFRDLTTAIARCRRLLDLDADPEAVDEALGADAGLRPVVAKAPGQRIPRTVDEAELAVRAVLGQQVSTRAASTHAGRLVAAYGRPVNDAEGTLTHTFPSVEELAEIDPVHLAVPKARRRTLSALVAGLADGSIVLDTGCDWDSARRQLLALPGVGPWTAEVIAMRGLGDPDAFPASDLGLRLAAKQLGLPSDERSLVERGARWRPWRSYATQYLWTTLEHPVNHWPPQEVA
- a CDS encoding GGDEF domain-containing protein; the protein is MKRLATWWGQDDHFDWLTGYLQAHGLSTNTRRVLAVVASSLVLVPVNVYWGPEPLYPHVALTVSVVSAVIGLGMAVLWLSGWPTRRQSIFYIMTGCVSIGGGCLWQPQPLVGLMSCSALSVTGGYIAFFHTTRLMALNLGVASAIGAWQAVRLAAEGQAVLAFTGYFLVLELNVVVPLAIQVVVRALWVDLSRANRDPLTGLLNRRACDREIVGRMLAGAHHMFLAVAMVDLDRFKELNDTRGHAAGDEALIEVAGTLTTACGETAIVGRVGGEEFLVADIVTADQLPEWGRQLCDAIAAMNASVTASVGIATLALRSVVSDYAEHAFHQLVAQADTAMYEAKRCGGNQSRHRQVAV
- a CDS encoding adenylate/guanylate cyclase domain-containing protein produces the protein MSANTSLAQRIGRVLERVTRQSGRLPETPAYGSLLLGRVSESQGRRRVRIQIIMTVLVLGANLIGIAVALFLVTVAIPVPSVFDDAPAWITFGASPAYIVAASAWGTYWITRRTVIALRWAIEEREPTPEDERNTFVAPWRIALVDLVLWGVGTILLTTLYGMVNTLFIPRFLLVVSFGGVVVATASYLLAEFALRPVAAQALEAGPPPRRFAAGIMGRTMVVWFLGSAVPVIGIMMLALFELVLRNLTQTQFAVAVLIVSMAPLIFGCVLMWILAWLTATPVRVVRAALARVERGDLRGDLVVFDGTELGELQRGFNTMVDGLRERERVRDLFGRHVGREVALAAERERPKLGGEERHVAVVFIDIVGSTQLVTSQPPAEVVAVLNRFFAIVVEEVDRYCGLVNKFEGDATLAIFGAPNRLDSPEDAALAAARCIAERLADEMSDLEAGIGVAAGQVVAGNVGAKERFEYTVIGEPVNEAARLCELAKSHTNRLLATADAIEGASEDERARWSLGETVTLRGHERPTRLASLVDAPSSAQ
- the nucS gene encoding endonuclease NucS, which produces MRLVIAQCTVDYVGRLTAHLPSARRLLLFKADGSVSVHADDRAYKPLNWMSPPCWLSEQAGDPPVWVVENKAGEQLRITVEEIEHDSSHDLGVDPGLVKDGVEAHLQALLAEHVQLLGEGYTLVRREYMTAIGPVDLLCRDERGGSVAVEIKRRGEIDGVEQLTRYLELLNRDSLLAPVQGVFAAQQIKPQARTLAVDRGIRCVTLDYDKMRGMDNDEYRLF
- the mce gene encoding methylmalonyl-CoA epimerase, producing MMTTDQVDARQILATSLVTAIDHVGIAVADLDAAIDWYHDHLGMILVHEEVNEEQGIREAMLAVRGAPAGTAQIQLMAPIDESSTIAKFLDKRGPGIQQMAVRVSDLDAMVERLREQGVRLIYDAPRRGTANSRINFIHPKDGGGVLIELVEPAA
- a CDS encoding acetyl-CoA C-acetyltransferase gives rise to the protein MTTSVIVAGARTPIGKLMGSLKDFSGSDLGAIAIAGALEKAFPNVQEPGSLVDYVIMGQVLTAGAGQMPARQAAVAAGIGWDVPALTINKMCLSGIDSIALADQLIRAGEFDVVVAGGQESMSKAPHLLMDSRSGYKYGDVTVLDHMAYDGLHDVFTDQPMGALTEQRNDVDKFTRQEQDEFAAGSHQKAAAAWKDGVFTDEVVPVNIPQRKGDPLQFTEDEGIRANTTAESLAGLKPAFRRDGTITAGSASQISDGAAAVVVMSKAKAQELGLSWLAEIGAHGVVAGPDSTLQSQPANAIKKAISREGISVDQLDVVEINEAFAAVALASTRELGVNPDIVNVNGGAIAVGHPIGMSGARITLHAALELARRGSGYAVAALCGAGGQGDALVLRAG